In Phosphitispora fastidiosa, a single window of DNA contains:
- the fliE gene encoding flagellar hook-basal body complex protein FliE yields MNILSTPVDVLQAGRKLGELSQAQNNDNDKGMGFADMLQNSINEINSLQQQSADLKNTLVTGELNELHQVMIAAEKSSLSFQLTLQIRNKVVEAYQEIMRMQV; encoded by the coding sequence GTGAATATTCTGAGCACACCGGTTGATGTGCTGCAGGCTGGTCGTAAACTTGGCGAACTGTCACAGGCACAGAACAATGACAATGACAAGGGTATGGGGTTTGCCGATATGCTGCAGAACTCCATCAATGAAATAAATTCTCTTCAGCAGCAATCGGCTGACCTGAAAAACACCCTGGTTACAGGTGAACTAAATGAGCTGCACCAGGTAATGATTGCGGCAGAAAAATCAAGTCTTTCTTTTCAGTTAACACTCCAGATTCGCAACAAAGTTGTAGAAGCATACCAGGAAATTATGAGAATGCAGGTATAA
- the fliF gene encoding flagellar basal-body MS-ring/collar protein FliF, producing the protein MKEYLLQLKTQSIELWQKMNKIQKSVIVGSAALLIVVLILLTRSATMPDYGALFTLKDEQQAGQIVEKLNEKKIPFRFADNGADGTVTIMIPNKDITQTRLELAGEGMPTGGVVGFESFDNTKFGETDTDRRARYLRALQGELTRTIEGMSEVDRARVHIVQPEPSLFSEDQKSATAAVMLKLKPNKTLEESQVAGIAKLVTNSVEGLTEDNITIVDINGNVLSENTSGSESGAISGKQVEVRQQYQKQYQSELQDSVESMLEKIWGPGKVVCRVSLDIDFDKIEQKRQEYGDAVPRSTEESEKTSTTTNSTAALGAPGTDSNIPGYETAGETGTSETTEIHEIRNNEINTYEEFREVAPGGVKRMSVAVVIDREIDANQQKVVEDIVKSAAGFDTNRGDQLSVAGMPFNTEYQDELSKQIADAEQRQMYIYGGAAALAAVVLIGVIVGSVVVMRRRKQDKVPLEDQFVISRPLSIDELEDNSIPEKDLTPEEKEQKRIKERVENVAKEQPDDIAQLLRTWLIEE; encoded by the coding sequence ATGAAAGAGTATTTGTTGCAACTGAAAACGCAGTCTATTGAGTTGTGGCAAAAAATGAACAAAATACAGAAATCAGTCATTGTAGGTTCGGCGGCTCTTCTGATTGTGGTTTTAATTCTGCTTACCAGAAGCGCGACTATGCCGGATTATGGGGCCTTATTCACTCTAAAAGACGAGCAGCAGGCAGGGCAGATAGTAGAAAAGCTTAATGAGAAAAAAATACCTTTCAGGTTTGCCGACAATGGAGCCGATGGTACCGTTACCATTATGATTCCTAACAAGGATATTACCCAAACACGGTTGGAATTAGCCGGTGAAGGAATGCCCACAGGCGGAGTTGTCGGATTTGAGAGTTTTGATAACACTAAGTTCGGGGAGACAGATACCGATCGCCGGGCCAGATACCTCCGTGCACTGCAGGGCGAACTTACCCGCACAATCGAGGGGATGTCCGAGGTCGATAGGGCCAGAGTGCATATTGTCCAACCCGAACCTTCTCTTTTTTCTGAAGACCAAAAAAGTGCTACCGCAGCAGTGATGTTAAAGCTTAAACCCAACAAGACCCTTGAGGAAAGCCAGGTCGCAGGTATTGCCAAGCTGGTGACCAACAGTGTTGAGGGATTAACGGAAGATAATATTACTATTGTTGATATTAACGGAAATGTTCTTTCCGAAAACACCAGCGGTTCAGAAAGCGGCGCTATTTCGGGAAAACAGGTCGAAGTAAGGCAGCAGTATCAGAAACAGTACCAGAGCGAGCTTCAGGATTCGGTTGAGAGTATGCTGGAAAAAATCTGGGGCCCGGGGAAGGTTGTCTGCAGGGTTAGCCTGGATATTGATTTTGATAAGATTGAGCAGAAAAGGCAGGAGTATGGGGATGCAGTACCCAGAAGCACCGAAGAGTCCGAAAAGACCAGCACTACCACCAACAGTACTGCAGCATTAGGGGCGCCGGGTACTGACAGCAATATTCCGGGCTACGAAACTGCCGGGGAAACCGGAACCAGTGAAACCACAGAAATACATGAAATCAGAAACAATGAGATTAATACATATGAAGAATTCAGGGAGGTCGCCCCGGGCGGTGTGAAAAGAATGTCTGTGGCGGTTGTTATTGATAGGGAGATTGACGCTAATCAGCAGAAGGTTGTCGAAGACATTGTTAAGAGTGCGGCAGGATTCGACACTAACCGTGGCGATCAGTTGTCGGTTGCCGGAATGCCGTTTAATACCGAGTATCAGGATGAGCTGAGCAAGCAGATAGCTGATGCAGAGCAAAGGCAGATGTATATTTACGGCGGGGCAGCGGCTTTGGCAGCAGTTGTTCTGATTGGGGTCATTGTTGGCAGTGTAGTGGTCATGAGACGCAGAAAGCAAGACAAAGTACCCCTGGAAGACCAATTTGTGATTAGCAGGCCATTGTCGATAGATGAATTAGAGGATAACAGTATTCCTGAAAAAGACCTGACACCTGAAGAGAAAGAGCAGAAAAGAATTAAGGAACGCGTGGAAAACGTTGCTAAAGAGCAGCCTGACGATATCGCCCAATTGCTCCGTACCTGGTTGATTGAAGAATAG
- the fliG gene encoding flagellar motor switch protein FliG produces the protein MARALTGKQKAAILLISLGPEVSAEIFKHLRDEEIEELTIEIANIRKVSADDKADILSEFHDLLVARDVISSGGIEYAREVLEKALGNQKALDIIQRLTATLQVKPFDFVRKTDPAQLLNFIQSEHPQTIALIIAYLAPDQAATILSALPPDRQADVARRIAMMDSTSPDVIRDIERLLERKLSSVVSTDFTSAGGVQSVVDILNRVDRTTEKTIMESMEIQDPEMAEEIKKRMFVFEDIVQLDDRAIQQILRDVDSKDLALALKGSNEEVGAKVQRNMSKRATDMLKEDMEYMGPVRLRDVEDAQQRIVNIIRKLEEAGEIVIARGGGDEVIV, from the coding sequence ATGGCGAGAGCCTTGACGGGAAAACAAAAAGCAGCAATTTTACTCATTTCCCTGGGTCCGGAGGTTTCTGCAGAGATATTTAAGCACCTCAGAGATGAGGAAATAGAAGAGCTTACTATTGAAATTGCCAATATACGCAAGGTCAGCGCTGATGATAAGGCCGATATCCTGTCTGAATTCCATGATTTGCTGGTGGCCAGAGATGTCATATCCTCCGGAGGTATCGAATATGCCAGGGAGGTTCTGGAAAAGGCTCTGGGCAACCAGAAAGCCCTGGATATCATTCAGAGACTTACAGCTACCCTACAGGTCAAGCCTTTTGACTTTGTCAGGAAAACAGACCCTGCGCAGCTGCTTAACTTTATTCAGTCAGAACACCCGCAAACCATAGCCCTGATTATTGCATACCTGGCTCCTGACCAGGCTGCCACTATACTTTCGGCGCTGCCGCCTGACCGCCAGGCGGATGTAGCCAGGAGGATTGCCATGATGGATAGCACCTCCCCGGATGTAATCAGGGATATTGAACGATTGTTGGAACGAAAACTTTCATCAGTGGTTTCCACCGATTTCACCAGTGCGGGTGGAGTTCAATCTGTTGTTGATATCCTTAACCGGGTTGACCGCACAACTGAGAAAACCATTATGGAAAGTATGGAAATACAGGACCCGGAAATGGCCGAGGAAATCAAGAAAAGGATGTTTGTTTTCGAAGATATCGTACAGCTTGATGACAGGGCAATCCAGCAGATACTCCGCGATGTGGACAGCAAAGACCTTGCTCTGGCACTTAAGGGGTCAAATGAGGAAGTAGGCGCCAAGGTTCAGCGTAACATGTCAAAACGCGCAACAGATATGCTGAAGGAAGATATGGAATATATGGGTCCTGTCAGGCTGCGTGACGTAGAAGATGCTCAACAGCGCATAGTAAACATTATCAGAAAGCTGGAAGAAGCTGGGGAGATTGTCATTGCTCGTGGCGGAGGAGATGAAGTAATTGTCTAA